In the genome of Hymenobacter cellulosivorans, one region contains:
- a CDS encoding OmpA family protein codes for MTTRGKIVIGALIVALLYFGINKLIGSGLLFKKAATESVLLNSIELPTQTAGTRTNQAVPLAPLPGSTPTEKGAPVTWEVMAWNSQMAGMLANGGPRTTEGSSMAANGINLQIVRQDDVAKMQADLVKNALDMEQNPETPGLIVSIMGDGLPAFSAVQSQLEKAGTGLQILPYSCGKSFGEDKLMGPKEWLDNPKAALGKTIACYLRDGDQNIALKWCADNGLKVNPDETTYDPEAVNFMAAPDFLAAAEKYITGKPEQRTKVVKGKDTGVKVDVPADAVATWTPGDVNIAKQKGGLVNIVSTKDYSNQMPNIMVTTKRWYDAHTKEVEGMMMALAVAGDQVKSHPEALSRAADISAEVYGDKDKNGGYWLRYYKGVSEADRTGEVVELGGSKAFNFADNLALFGLEEGGTNVYASVYKTFGDVQHKLYPKELPSYVPLDQMLDLNLLKKLQSQYKGKAIAPADKQQFAADDEIRRSVSKRAWNIEFETGQSTFTPAAERDLNQLFDDLVVAGRLKVAVHGHTDNQGDPQKNQQLSEDRALAVQQWLSRKSSSAFPEGRVQIYAHGATEPLASNASLDGRAKNRRVEIVLGN; via the coding sequence ATGACAACGCGCGGTAAAATCGTAATCGGTGCCCTGATTGTGGCGCTGCTCTACTTCGGCATCAACAAGCTTATCGGCAGCGGCCTGCTGTTTAAAAAGGCCGCTACGGAGTCGGTGCTGCTTAATTCTATTGAGCTGCCAACCCAAACGGCCGGCACCCGCACCAACCAGGCCGTGCCGCTAGCCCCACTACCGGGCAGCACACCCACCGAGAAGGGTGCCCCGGTGACCTGGGAAGTAATGGCCTGGAACTCGCAGATGGCCGGTATGCTGGCCAACGGCGGCCCCCGCACCACCGAGGGCTCCAGCATGGCCGCCAACGGCATCAACCTGCAGATCGTGCGCCAGGACGACGTGGCCAAAATGCAGGCCGACCTGGTCAAAAACGCCCTGGATATGGAGCAGAACCCCGAAACGCCGGGTTTGATTGTGAGCATTATGGGCGACGGGCTGCCGGCCTTCTCGGCGGTGCAGAGCCAGCTGGAAAAAGCCGGCACGGGCTTACAGATTCTGCCCTACAGCTGCGGCAAGTCGTTTGGCGAAGACAAGCTGATGGGCCCCAAGGAATGGCTCGACAACCCCAAGGCGGCCCTGGGCAAAACCATTGCCTGCTACCTGCGCGACGGCGACCAGAACATTGCCCTGAAGTGGTGCGCCGACAATGGCCTGAAAGTAAACCCCGACGAAACCACCTACGACCCCGAAGCGGTGAACTTCATGGCCGCCCCCGATTTTTTGGCTGCCGCCGAAAAGTACATTACCGGCAAGCCTGAGCAGCGCACCAAGGTGGTGAAAGGCAAGGACACCGGCGTGAAAGTCGACGTGCCCGCCGATGCCGTAGCCACCTGGACGCCCGGCGACGTGAATATTGCCAAGCAGAAAGGCGGCCTGGTCAACATCGTCTCGACCAAGGACTACAGCAACCAGATGCCCAACATCATGGTCACGACTAAGCGCTGGTACGACGCCCATACCAAAGAGGTGGAAGGCATGATGATGGCCCTGGCCGTGGCCGGCGACCAGGTGAAAAGTCACCCCGAGGCCCTGAGCCGCGCCGCCGATATTTCGGCCGAAGTGTACGGCGACAAAGACAAGAATGGCGGTTACTGGCTGCGCTATTATAAAGGAGTAAGTGAGGCCGACCGCACCGGCGAAGTCGTGGAGCTGGGTGGGAGCAAGGCCTTCAACTTCGCCGATAACCTGGCCTTGTTTGGCCTGGAGGAAGGCGGTACCAATGTCTACGCCTCGGTATACAAAACCTTCGGCGACGTGCAGCACAAGCTCTATCCTAAGGAACTGCCCAGCTACGTGCCCCTGGACCAGATGCTGGACCTGAACCTGCTCAAGAAATTGCAGAGCCAGTACAAGGGCAAGGCCATTGCGCCGGCCGACAAGCAGCAGTTTGCCGCCGACGATGAAATCCGCCGTAGCGTGAGCAAGCGGGCCTGGAACATCGAGTTCGAAACCGGCCAGAGCACCTTCACCCCGGCCGCCGAGCGGGATTTGAACCAGCTCTTCGACGACCTCGTAGTAGCCGGCCGCCTGAAAGTAGCCGTCCACGGCCACACCGACAACCAGGGCGACCCGCAGAAAAACCAGCAGCTCAGCGAAGACCGGGCCCTGGCCGTGCAGCAGTGGCTGAGCCGCAAAAGCTCCAGCGCCTTCCCTGAGGGCCGGGTGCAGATCTACGCCCACGGCGCCACCGAACCCCTGGCCAGCAACGCCTCGCTCGACGGCCGCGCCAAAAACCGCCGGGTGGAAATCGTGCTGGGCAACTAG
- a CDS encoding ABC transporter permease, translated as MKELFAPNAQPSRPVFATMVGAQLLVLVLLWVFFPLQLFPSLGQVLRALGDLITSQGLLQELWASMTTALQALAIGTVLALIISYLTALPFFRPIAYAATKMRYLTLTGLTFFMALMLSSGHQVKLSVLVFATTVYLVTGMTSVILTTTQEEMDHARTLGLGEWRSFLEVVVLGKLDLMLEVVRQNFAIIWTMITLVETLYQSEGGIGLLLYKQNRYLHLDGVLAIQLVILATGALQDYVFVLLRRVFFPHSALTAAS; from the coding sequence ATGAAAGAGCTATTTGCCCCCAATGCCCAGCCCAGCCGACCGGTGTTTGCCACCATGGTGGGCGCCCAGTTATTGGTGCTGGTGCTGCTCTGGGTGTTTTTTCCCCTGCAGCTGTTCCCCAGCTTGGGCCAGGTGCTGCGCGCGTTGGGCGACCTAATCACCTCCCAGGGCTTGTTGCAGGAGCTTTGGGCCAGCATGACCACGGCCCTGCAGGCGCTGGCTATCGGCACGGTGCTGGCCCTGATTATATCCTACCTCACGGCCCTGCCGTTTTTTCGGCCCATTGCCTACGCGGCCACCAAGATGCGCTACCTCACGCTCACGGGCCTCACCTTTTTCATGGCGCTCATGCTCAGCTCGGGCCATCAGGTCAAGCTCTCGGTGCTCGTGTTTGCCACCACCGTGTACCTGGTCACGGGCATGACCAGCGTGATTCTGACCACGACTCAGGAGGAAATGGACCACGCCCGCACCCTGGGTTTGGGCGAGTGGCGCAGCTTTCTGGAAGTGGTGGTGCTGGGCAAGCTGGATTTGATGCTGGAAGTGGTGCGCCAGAACTTCGCCATCATCTGGACGATGATTACGCTGGTCGAAACCCTTTACCAGTCGGAAGGCGGCATCGGGCTGCTGCTCTACAAGCAGAACCGCTACCTCCACCTCGACGGAGTGCTGGCCATTCAGCTGGTCATCCTGGCTACCGGGGCCCTGCAGGACTATGTCTTCGTGCTCCTGCGCCGGGTGTTTTTCCCCCATTCGGCTTTGACTGCGGCCAGCTAG
- a CDS encoding PspA/IM30 family protein, with product MNTLLPAGTSTDLPKWQKPEKAAGWVFLTAAAGAGVYFWGQIVPYLVDIVFDTVKLGFGLGVLFVLFLIVTSKRIKAGLWYAGQRIFRTAAGIFVETDPIGIMQDYIRNTEKEAQNMESEVGHIEGAHELVKRKMDANKQQLQEYLRLADSAARKGEKDFAESYASRAAQLEDYNSRLQPMLTTTANVTLVMRQILKAALRQIDNSKFKVNLLKDEYELVKRTSSGMRAAMNILRGDPDKKYFFDMATDRVAQDMAQQLGQIKQAMRYSQEFVKEMDIQNGVMSEKGQRLLEKYQQGDFNTLLNEQPSSSALSGAAATAKATNDAYSNLLD from the coding sequence ATGAATACGTTGCTTCCTGCCGGTACTTCTACGGATTTACCCAAATGGCAAAAGCCCGAAAAGGCCGCGGGCTGGGTTTTTCTGACCGCCGCCGCCGGGGCCGGCGTCTACTTCTGGGGCCAGATCGTGCCCTATCTGGTCGACATTGTCTTCGACACGGTCAAGCTCGGCTTCGGGCTCGGGGTGCTGTTCGTCCTCTTTTTGATTGTCACCAGCAAGCGGATCAAGGCCGGGCTGTGGTACGCCGGGCAACGCATCTTCCGCACCGCGGCCGGCATCTTCGTCGAGACGGACCCCATCGGGATTATGCAGGACTACATCCGCAATACCGAGAAGGAAGCCCAGAACATGGAGTCGGAAGTGGGGCACATTGAAGGGGCCCACGAGCTGGTGAAGCGCAAGATGGACGCCAACAAGCAGCAGCTCCAGGAGTACCTGCGCCTGGCTGACTCGGCTGCCCGCAAGGGCGAAAAGGACTTCGCCGAATCCTACGCTTCCCGGGCCGCTCAGCTGGAAGACTACAATAGCCGTCTGCAGCCCATGCTGACGACCACGGCCAACGTGACGCTGGTGATGCGCCAGATTCTGAAAGCCGCCCTGCGTCAGATCGACAACTCCAAGTTCAAGGTCAACCTGCTCAAGGACGAGTACGAGCTGGTGAAGCGCACTTCCTCCGGCATGCGGGCCGCCATGAACATCCTGCGCGGCGACCCCGACAAGAAGTACTTCTTCGACATGGCCACGGACCGGGTAGCCCAGGACATGGCCCAGCAGCTGGGGCAGATCAAGCAGGCCATGCGCTACAGCCAGGAGTTCGTGAAGGAAATGGACATTCAGAACGGGGTGATGAGCGAGAAGGGCCAGCGCCTGCTGGAGAAATACCAGCAGGGCGACTTCAACACCTTGCTTAATGAGCAGCCTAGTTCCAGTGCCCTGAGTGGCGCTGCCGCCACCGCTAAAGCTACTAACGATGCCTATTCTAATCTGCTGGATTAA